GGAGCACCGGCCATTTCTCGGTCAGCACCTGACCTGGCGGGATCCGCTGCTTGATCGAGTCGTCGAGCGGTTGGCGGCGGAATGGATTGATCACGTTGGCCCCTTCTCATTCCTGGCGGGCATCGCAATCATTCTATGACCCATCCACTGCTGCGGCAAGTGAGGCGGTTGCGGGGCGATTTCACCATCAGCTATCCTGGCAAAGAAAGCGAGGTCGAGCCGTGTACCGCGCGCCGCGGGGCATGCAAGACATCCTCCCCGATGACCAGCCCTATTGGCAACAGCTGATTGAACGATGCGTCGACATTGCACAACGATACGGCTATCGACGGATCGATACGCCGATCGTCGAGTCGACCGAGGTGTTCCTGCGCGGTGTCGGCGAGACGACAGATGTTGTCGAGAAGGAGATGTACACCTTTCTCGACAAAGGGGCAAACTCCCTGACGCTTCGTCCCGAGTTTACTGCCGCCATCTGCCGTGCTTACCTTGAGCATGGAATGGCCTCCTGGCCCCAGCCAGTCCGGCTGTACAGCATCGGGCCCCTCTTCCGCTATGACCGCCCGCAAGCAGGCCGCTACCGCCAGTTCCATCAATTCAACGTCGAGGCGATTGGCGAGGGAGACCCGACGCTCGACGCGGAAGTGATCGATATGGCCGGCCTGCTGTATGAGGAAGTGGGGCTGTCAGGCCTGCATCTCCTCGTCAACAGCATTGGCGATGACGCCTGCCGGCCGCGGTATATCGTGGCGCTGCGCGACTTCTTCGGCCAGCATCTCGACGAACTGTGCTCCGACTGCCGCGGCCGATTGGGGCGGAACCCGCTGCGGGTGCTGGATTGCAAACATCCCGCCTGCCGCCAGATCGGCGATGACGCTCCCCGCAGCGTCGACTGGCTGTGCGATGCTTGCGCCGTCCATTTCGCGACGCTGACACGCTACCTCGATCGGCTCGGGCGGCGATGGCAGATCGACCATCGGCTCGTTCGCGGCCTCGACTACTACACGCGCACGGTCTTTGAGTACCAGCCGGCCGATGCCGGCGCCCAGAGCGCGATTGGCGGAGGAGGCCGCTACGATGGGCTGATCGCGCAGCTTGGTGGCCGGCCGACCCCGGGGGTCGGTTTTGCGACGGGGCTCGAGCGGATCGTGCTCAACCAGAAGAAGGCCGGCATGGAGGCGCCGCCGCCCGAGCCCCCGCGCGCCTATCTCGTCGCGGTCAATGAGGAGGCCCTCACAGAAGCGGTCGCTCTTGCGGCGGCGCTGCGGCGGCGCGGGATTGCGACGGCAGGCCCGGTGGGGGGGCGCGGCCTCAAAGGGCAGATGCGGCACGCCAACGCCTCTGGGGCGCGATACGCCATCATTCTCGGTCCCGATGAACTGGCAGCGGGCGAGGCTCAAGTCAAGCCGCTGCACGGGGGCGAGCCCCGCCTTCTCCGGCTGGAGGACGTCGCCGACGCTCTCCTCGCTGACACCTAGCGCCATCCACTGCCCATCGCCCACGAGGTGCCCGAATATGTACCACCGCCTCGACGCCGTCGTGCGTCGTTACGAAGCCCTGACAAGCGAGCTCGCCGACCCGGCGACCCTACGCGACTACGAGCGGCTGATCCAGCTGAACCGCGAACGCGCTGAGATCGAGCCTGTCGTCGAGCTCTACCGTGAATATCGCAAGACAGAAGATCAGATCCGCGAGGCGCGGCAGATCCTCGAGGAAGAGAGCGACCCGGAGCTGGTCGCGATGGCGAAAGACGAACTGGCCCGCCTCGAGCCGAGCCTGCGCGAACTCGAGGAACAGCTGAAGCTGGCGCTCCTGCCGCGCGACCCGAACGACGACAAGAACGTCTTTATGGAGATCCGCGCCGGGGTCGGCGGGGAAGAGGCCGCCCTGTTTGCTGCCGATCTCTTCCGGATGTACGCCCGCTACGCCGAGCGGCACCGCTGGAAGGTCGAGGTCGTCGATGTGAGCGAAGCAGAGGCCGGGGGGTTCAAGGAGATTGTCTTCCAGGTTCAGGGCAAGGGCGCCTACAGCCGCCTGAAATGGGAGAGCGGCGTTCACCGCGTTCAGCGGGTGCCTGCCACGGAAGCCCAGGGGCGGATCCACACCTCAACCGCAACGGTCGCCGTCCTTCCCGAAGTCGAAGAGGTCGACTTCGACATCCGCGAAGAGGATATCGAGATGGAGTTCTACCGCTCTGGAGGAGCGGGCGGCCAGAATGTCAACAAAGTGTCGACCGCGGTCCGCCTCCTTCACAAACCGACCGGGATTGTGGTCACCTGTCAGGATGAACGGTCACAATTGAAAAACCGGCTGAAGGCGATGGCCGTTCTCCGCGCCCGGCTGTACGAACGGGAACAGCGAAAGCGGGAAGAGGCGATCGCCGCCGACCGGCGCGCGCAAGTCGGAGGCGGTGAGCGGTCTGAGAAAATTCGGACCTACAACTTCCCGCAAGATCGCCTGACTGACCATCGCATCGGCCTCACCATTCACGGTCTGGCCGAGATCCTCGACGGCGGGCTTGACCCCGTTATCGACGCGCTTGCTCTCGCGGACCGGACCCGGAAGCTGGAGGCCCACGTCGTCGCCTGACCGCTGCCTCACCGTCTGGGAAGCGCTGCGCGACGGGGCGGCGACCCTCGCCGCAGCCCACGACCCAGAAGCGGCGCCCGCCGCGGAGCGATTGCTGATGCATGTCCTCGGCCTCTCCCGAGCGGGACTTCTCACCGCGGCGCGGACGCACGTCTCCCCAGAGCAGCATCATGCCTATCGTGCTCTCCTCGCTCGCCGGGCAGCAGGCGAGCCAGTCGCCTACCTCACCGGCAGGCAGCCGTTCCGTCGTCTTGACCTTGTCGTCACCCCGGATGTCCTGATCCCGCGGCCTGAGACTGAACTGATCGTCGATCTCGCGCTCGAGACGCGGCCAGAACCGCCGCTCGTCATCGACGTCGGCACCGGCGCAGGGGCGATCGCCCTCGCGCTCGCCGACGAAGCGCCGGGCTGGCGGATTGCCGCCACCGACTGCTCGCTGCCTGCGCTTCGCGTTGCTCGTCATAATCGAGAGCGCCTTGGGCTCGCGGTCGACCTCGTGCTTGCTGACCTGCTGCGCGGTGTCCGCGGCCCCATCGGCCTGATTGTCGCCAATCTTCCCTACATCGACACCTCCCAGTGGGCCGCGCTGCCGCCGTCAGTGCGCGACTGGGAGCCGCGCCTTGCGCTCGACGGGGGCCCGGGCGGGCTGCGCCTCATCGCCCGGCTCGTCAGTCAGGCTGTCTCGCGGCTTGCCCCAAGCGGAACGCTGCTCTGCGAGATCGCGCACGACCAAGGGGAGCGCGCTGCCGCGCTCGCGCAGCGGGCGTTCCCGACAGCGTCGGTCGATATCGTTCGTGATCTTGCCGGGCACGACCGCGTCTTGCGCGTGCGGCGCCGCTGAAACGGCGCTCTTTGCGCCTGCGTATGTATGCCTGAGCGGACATCCTGCCGCACTTCGCGCAAGGTGAGAGACGATATGGGCCGAGGCATCTCCCACTACGATGATGTCGTTCCACTCAGTTTCGGCGTCCCTGCCGATGACCTTCCCCTCGATGAGGAGACGATCCTTCTGCCAGAGCCGGCGGAATACCTCGTCGACGAGGAGGATGAGGCCGAGGAATCCGACCTGTATCCTCCCGCCAGCGAGGAGGAAGAAGTCACAAACACGATCGGGATCTATCTGCGCGATATTCGGCCAGTAAAGCTGCTAACGAAAGAGGAAGAACAGTCGCTTGCGAAAGCGATCGAAGAGGGCGAGCTCGCCAAAGCGGAGCTGCAGAAAGGCGACCTCGATCCAATCGAGATCGCGGAGGCCGAGGCGCTCATTGCTGTGGGGGAGGAAGCTCGACGGCGCCTGACCGAAGCGAATCTGCGCTTGGTCGTCAACGAAGCGAAGAAATTTCTGAATCGCGGACTGTCCCTCGATGACCTTATCCAAGAGGGGAACCTTGGGCTGATGCGCGCGGTCGAAAAGTTCGACTACAAGCGCGGCTTCAAGTTTTCGACCTACGCCACGTGGTGGATTCGACAGTCGATCCTGCGCGCAATCGCCGACCAAGCGCGCACAATCCGGATACCCGTGCACATGATCGAGGCGATCAACAAGATGATGCGCGTCGCGCGGCGAATCCAGCAGGAGACCGGCCGCGAGGCGCTGCCGGAAGAGCTGGCGCGCGAACTTGGGATCTCGGTCGCCAAGGTGCACCAAATCATCAAAGCGTCCCAGCGTCCTCTCTCGCTCGAGGCGCGGATCGGCGACGAAGACGACGGCCGCTTGTTTGAGCTCGTCGAGGATAAGAGCGCGGTCTCGCCGGCGGAAGCTGCTTCTCATCACATCCTCCGAGCTGAAGTGAGCGCGATGCTGGCGCAGCTGACAGAGCGTGAGCAGCGCATCCTTCGCCTCCGCTTCGGGCTTGACGATGATCGCTCGCGCACCCTCGAAGAAGTGGCGCGGGAAGTCGGCCTGACGCGCGAGCGGATCCGCCAGATCGAAGGGCAAGCGCTCGCCAAACTGCGCCAGCAGCGGCAGCTTCCGGGCTTGCGCGACTACCTGAGTGCGTAAATGGCGGACATGCCGCCTCGACAGCGATCATTGAAGGTGACACTCCGTGGAGTTGCGCCATCATGCACGCTGTCTGCGTTTTTTGCGGCTCGAATGTCGGAAACGCCATGGCGTATCGGGCTGCCGCCGAAGAGGTGGGCAGCACTCTCGCCGACCTCGGCATCACGCTCGTCTACGGGGGCGGCCAGATTGGGCTGATGGGCGTCGTTGCCGACGCCGCCCTCGCGCGCGGCGGCCGAGTGATCGGCGTGATCCCCGAACCGCTGGCGATCAAGGAAGTGGCTCACGCCGGATTGACCGAACTGCATCTCGTCAGTTCGATGCACGAGCGCAAAGCGCTCATGATGGAACTGTCCGATGGGTTTATCGCTCTCCCCGGCGGCTTCGGGACGCTCGAAGAGTTCTTCGAAGTGGTAACCTGGGGGCAGCTCGGCATCCACCGCAAGCCCTGCGGGCTGTTGAACGTGGCCGGCTACTACGACCCGTTGATCCGGTTCCTCGACGCTGCGGTCGAGCACGGGTTCATCGCGCCGGAGCACCGGCAGCTTGTCCTCGAGGACTCTTCGATAGCTGGCCTGCTGCGCCAAATGCAGGCCTACCGCCCTCCGACGACCACAAAATGGGTCACCATCACGGAGAGCTGACGCCTCAATCTTGCGCTTTCACAGCCGCGCCTGCCGCTCTTCGGCAGGCACGCGGCTCGCCTTCCCCCGCCACATTCCCGCTCACGTCTCTGTCCCGGGGATCGGCTGGCGGCCGGCATACCCCTCCTCGACGGTATGCCAGTATTGCACGGAAGGTTCGCCGAGCTTCCAGCACAGGTAGATACGCCGGTTGTGCCGCAGACTGGGAAAGTCGACTAAGCCCATCTCAATATCCTTCAGTTCCACCCCAAGCGCGTTGAGGCGAGCAATCCGGTCATTCGTCTCATTGATGAGCCGCTCGAGCTGTCCCCCCACATCGGCAATTTCGGCCGCGCGGTTATACCCGTTGGTGCGCGCCTTCTCTTGCAGGCGAAGGTGCTCACCCCCCACGCGATCAAGCTGGCGCTTGAGAGCGCGCAATTCTTCGAGCAGCGGCACCAACTGGGGGAGCAGCCGGTTCGCCTGCTCGACCGTAAAGTAGCGAGAAGGCATCTGCATCTCCCTTGGCAACGCTATTGTAGGGCTCCAGCAGCGGGCAGTGTCTGATATCCTTGCGCCCGATGGCCTCCTCGACCCTTCCGTTTCACGCCGTCTGCCTCGGCGGAGGCACCGGCGTTGCCCTCATCGCGCGCGCGCTGTTTGATGCAGGAATGCGCGTGACAACAGTGATTGCCACGACCGACAACGGCCGCAGCACCGGGCGCGTCCGCCGTTGGTTCAACATGCCGGCGCCCGGCGACCTCCGCAATGTCCTCGCCAGCTTCGCCTCGGAGCCCGCCCTCCGCGAGCTGTTCGACTACCGCCTCGACCTGCCGGAACTGGCCGAACTGCGCGGGGTCGCTTTCGGCAATCTTGTCCTCGCGGTGCTCACCAAAACGACCGGCTCGCTCGAAACGGCCGTTGCCGTCGCGGGACGGCTGGGCGGTGTGCCCATCCGCGTGATCCCGGTCACCACCGCCAACGCCGAGCTCTGCGCTGAACTGGAGGATGGCGCTCTCGTGCAGGGAGAAGTTGAAGTGCGCCGGCCGGGCAAGGCGCCCATCCGGCGCCTGTTCGTTATGCCGCCAGCGCCCGCAACGGAAGCGGCGCTCCAAGCGATACGCGAGGCCGATCTGATCACCATCGGACCAGGCAGCCTGTTCACCTCGGTCCTTGCCTGTCTAGCAGTCGACGGCATCGTTGAGGCGCTGGTCGCCAGTCGGGCCCGCCGCATGTACATCGCGAACACCACCACTCAGCCGGGACAAAGCGACGGCATGCCCTTGGTCGCCCAGATTGAGCGGGTCATCGCGGCCGCCCGCGGCGCGATTGACGCGGTGCTCGTGAACGAGGGGCGTCCCGCTGCCCCGCTCATCGCCCGGCACGCGGCGGCTGGTCGGCATCTCCTTTCGCTCTCGCCGGCGGAGCGCGAGGAGCTTGAGCGGCGGGGCGTGCGCGTCATCGCCGCCGATCTCGTTGAACACGACGCTCCGCCCCGAGCGCTTTGGCAGAAGGAAGACACGATCCGCCACGACGCTGCAAAAGTTGGGGCGATCTTCACCCGCCTCGCAGCGGAAGCGCGCGCATGATGTCGCCGAGCCGGCTGCGGGTTTTCGACGACAGCCAATCGATCTACCCCTTCACCCTCACCCGCCCTGCCATCGACCTGCGGCTGGGAGCGCTCCGCCTCTGGGAAAAGATCGCCGTCATCGCGCCTGGCCGGATCGGTCTTCTTGTCAGCGACGCCCTCGCGCCGGTCGTCGCAGAACGAGGCGACACCCCTCCCGTCAACGAGCCGCTCGCCGAAGGCCCAACCTGGTTTCTCAATGGCCGCACGCTCTACGCAGCGCGATTTTGGCGGAGCGTCGTCGAAAACCTTGTCGAGCTGCCAGCGCACGACGAATACGCCGTGCGCGACGGCGACCGCGTGATGGTCGCCCTGTTGGGGGAAGAGCGCGCTCGCCGCTTCGGCAGCCTGATCCGGGCAGGCCGCTCTCCGCTCGAGGCGATCGAGGGGATCCCCGTCGGCGAAGAAGAGGGGACGTGGGTCGAGCAGCCGTGGGATCTCGTCCAACTGAATGCGGCCGAAATCGCCGCCGATTGGGAGCGGCTGGGGGGACAGAAGCGAGCGGGCGTGATCTCCTCGGCTGCCTCGTTCTACCGCCCAGAGAACATCCGGATTGAGGCAGGGGCGAAGGTGGAAGCCGGCGCAGTGCTGGACGCGCGCGAGGGCCCGGTTCTCGTCGGCGAAGGGGCCGTTATCCATCCGCTCGCTTATGTCCAAGGGCCAGCGGCGATCGGGCCGTCAGCCGAAGTGATGCCCGGCGCCCGCGTGCGCGCGGGGACCAGCCTCGGGCCCGGCTGCCGCGTCGGCGGCGAGGTCGAACACTCGCTCTTTCACAGTTGGACCAACAAATACCACGACGGCTTCATCGGACACTCGGCCATCGGCGCTTGGTGCAATCTGGGGGCGCTGACGACAACGAGCGACCTGAAGAATACGTACGGCACCGTTCGGGTTGCGCTCCCTGACGGCGAACGCGACACGGGTGAACGCAAGATCGGCTGCTTCCTCGGCGACCACGTCCGGCTCGGGATCGGGTCGCTCCTAACCTCGGGAGCGGTGGTCGGGCCGGCGGTCAATCTTTTCGGCGGGGGGCTCTTGCCAAAGGCGGTTCCGCCGTTTTCATGGGGAGGAGCAACCGGGATGGAGGAGTATGAGGTTGAGCGCTTCCTCCAGACGGCAGAGATCGCCATGAGCCGACGCGGTGTCCGCCTTGGCCCGGCCGAGCGAGCGCTCTACCGGCGCATTGCCGCGCTGAGACGGCTCCAGTAACAGGCAGCCTCCCGCGGACAGCTGCTGCCCCGCCCGCCTGCCGCCAGAGCGCCAACGCAGCCCCAAGAAGCGGAGCGGCTGCATGAGGCGTGAGCGTCGCGGTGAGCGCCGATGCGACCGCTAAGTTTCTTGCGGGGAAGCGGGCGCGCGGCTTGCGGGGGTCGACGAGTATCCCGCCATCGTCTTGAGGCGGTACTCCTCGGATGGCCGCCTCTTCTTCACGGCCGGTCGACGCTGGCGAGCAGAGCGCCCTCTCCGCCCCCGCTTCGTCAGCGCCGACAGGGACGAGCGACCGGCGCAGGAATCCACAGCAACCTCGCAACGGCGATGCGGTCATCTTCGCCTGTCCGGAGATGGGGCGATAGAAGTGGAGGCCGGTTTAAAAGCGGCCCGGTTCACCGTCTGGCCTCGTTCGCCGACGCCTTTCCGAGCGCGGTGAGGTGCTCGGGCACCTCGAGGACCCTGCGCCGTCGGCGGAGGATGCGATCGCGCAGGCGAACCAGCAGGCGGAGCGCACCGCCGGCCGCAAGAGCATCCTGCGCTCGCCTCGAGCGTGAGAGCGTGCCAAAGCCCCCCGGCTGGCGCGCAGTGACCTCGCCGCTTCCGTAGCGCATTCCCGCGAGAGGCCCCGGGCACCGGCGCCCGGGTGCCGCCGCTGCTCCTCACGACTGGCCCCGACGGTAGAGGCGCCGCTGGGCGATGTATGCGACCACGGGGTCTGGAGTGAGATAGCGGATGGAATGTCCGGCCTGCACGCGCGCCCGGATCATCGTCGCGCTGATCCCGATCTGCGGCGAATCGAGGAAGCGGACGCGGAGAGGAGCATCGGGAATAGCCGGATGGAGAGCGGCAAGGTCGATCGGCGGAGCGCCCGGCCGCGCGAATGCCACGATCTCCCCGAGCTGCGCAATCCGGGCGGGCTCACGCCAGCTAGCGAACTGCGCGAGGGCATCTTGGCCGAGCAGTAGGATGAGCGCGGCGTCCGGATACTGCCGGCGCAGCGCCTCGAGGGTGTCGACAGTGTAGGTTGGCCCCGGGCGGTCGATATCGACGCGGGAGACAGCAAAGGCGGGATTGCCCGCGATCGCGCGCTCGACCATCGCCAGCCGGTCGGCAGCACTGGCGTGGGGCCGCTCTCCCCGGTGCCACGGCTGCCCCGCGGGGACGAACAGCACCCGGTCAAGCTGCGCAGCCTCGCGCGCGCTCTCCGCCACAATCAGGTGGCCAAGATGGACAGGATCAAATGTCCCGCCAAGCACCCCGAGCCGCATGAGAGTAGCGTACGGGAAAACCGGCACCGGCGGCCGGCGGCTCGCCGCGGACGCCTGCTACACTGGCCTCCGGCGAAAGAAGGGGCGCGGCGATGGTCCAACAAGAAGCGGCTGTCCAGCGGCGGGAGCAGGTCGGCTGGTATTTCTACGACTGGGCGAACTCCGCCTTTTCAACCACCGTCACGACCGTCTTTCTCGGCCCCTATCTGACCACGGTGACGCGAGCGGCCGCAGATAGCGGCGGCTTTGTCTACCCCTTCGGCATCCCTGTCTTCGCCGGCTCCTTCTTCGCCTACCTTACTTCGGCCTCAGTGCTTCTCCAAGTTCTTGTGCTGCCGATGCTGGGAGCAATCGCCGACTACTCGCGGCGCAAGAAGCTGATGCTGGGGGTCTTCGCCTACCTCGGGGCGCTCGCAACGGCCGGTCTCTACTTCGTCCAAGGAACGAACTACCTGCTCGGCGGAGCGCTCTTTCTCGTGGCCAACCTCGCTTTCGGCGCTTCCATTGTCTTCTACAATGCCTTCCTCCCCGAGATCGCCACCCCGGATGAGCGCGACCGCGTTTCCTCCCAAGGCTGGGCGTTCGGCTACCTCGGCGGCGGCACCCTGCTCGCGCTCAATCTCCTGCTGTTTTCCCAAGCCAGTGCCCTTGGGCTCAGCCAAGGCGACGCAGCGCGCATCAGTCTCGGGTCGGCGGGCATTTGGTGGGCGATCTTCTCCGTCATCCCCTTGCTCGCGCTCCGCCAGCGGCAGCCGATCAAGCACCTCCCGCCCGGGGAGAACCCGGTGAGCGTCGGCCTGAAGCAGCTGTGGCAGACCGCCTCCAAATTGCCGCGCTATCCGCAGACGGTCGTTTTTCTTATCGGCTATCTGCTCTACAACGACGGGATTCAGACGGTGATCGCCCTCTCTTCCCAGTTCGGCCAAGAAGAGCTCGGGATCCCGCTCTCCACTTTGACAACTGTTATCCTCGTGCTCCAGTTCATCGCCTTCTTCGGGGCGATGGGCATGGGCTGGATCGCAAGCCGTCTCGGCGCGAAGCGGACCGTGATGGGGTCGCTCGTTCTCTGGACGTTTGTCGTCGTCTATGCCTACGCGGTTCTCCGGACCACACTTGAGTTCTGGCTGATGGCCGTGCTGATCGGTCTCATCCTCGGGGGGAGCCAAGCGCTCAGCCGATCGATGTTCTCCCAGATGATCCCGCGCGGACAGGAGGCAGAGTACTACAGCATCTATGAAGTGAGCGAGCGCGGCACCAGCTGGATCGGCCCTCTCCTCTTCGGTCTGACCCTGCAGTTCACGGGGAGCTACCGCCAAGCGATCCTCTCGCTGATCATCTTCTTTGTGCTCGGTCTTCTCATCCTCTCGCGCGTCGATGTCCGGCGCGCTGCCCGCGAGGCGGGCAATCAGCCGCCGGCGATCGCCTGACCCGCCGGCGTGCTGCTCTGGCGCGGCGCCGTGCCCGTCGTCTGCCTAGCTGCGCTCGCTCAGTTCGGCGTCGCCGCCGCTCCTCGCGGCTGAGAGGATCCCGGCGGCTCGTTCCGCCCAAGGAGCCGAGCCAGCGCCGCCGGATCGTTCGTCAGCAGCGCGTCGACCTCGAGACGGCGATACCAGCCGAGCCGGCGCTGCGGCGCCAGATCGAGCGGGCAGACCCATTTTCCCAGCGCGTGCGCTCGCCGCACGTAGAACGGATTGATCACGAGCAGCGGCCAAAACGGCCCGAGAACGTCGACCGGCTGAGCGGGCCGCGGGTCGCGCAGGGTGATCAGCCCGGTGGGCGTCCGCTCGTCGACGGACCGCACGGTCAGGACGCGTTCCAAGGAGAACGAGATGACGATAACACTCGCCGCGGCGAGACGGTCGTCGAGCTGACGCGTGAGGAGGCGGGCCCACTCGGGGTCGGCGAACCGGGGGTCCTTCAATTCGAGAACGAGGATGACCGTGGGGGGAACAAGGGCGAGCAGCTCGGCAAGGGAGACGATACGCTCGTCCGGAAAGCGGTCGTCGAAGCGCGAGCGGATCGGCCGGCGCTGGATCTCGGCCAGCGTCAGCTGGTCAATTCGCCCGGCGGTTCCTGTCATCCGGTCGAGCGTGGCGTCGTGATGGCAGACGAGCTGACGGTCCGCCGTGAACCAGAGATCGGTTTCGATCAGTTCGACCCCGGCATCGAGAGCGAGCCGGAAGGCAGCAAGCGAGTTTTCTGGAGCGTGGTCAGAGGCGCCGCGGTGCGCCATCAGATACGGCTTCGGCCGCGCCGCAAGGAACGCCGGCAGCCGCCGGGCACGATCATCCACGCGCCGATTCTCGGCCCTCATCGCGCGGGAATCAACCCTGCTCGCGAGACGATCGGCGACAATAGCGAGGTGTCGATCCGCGCGATCTTTTTCGACCTAGACGATACGCTCTGCGATACCGTCGGCAGCCAGCCGGCCCGCGCCCGCTTCGCGCTCGCCCGCCTTGCCAGCGCCGACCCGCGGTTCGACCTTGATGCGCTCGTCGCCGACGCCGTCGCCGCAATGGACGGGCAGCACTCGCGCCGCGGCATCGACCACGTGCTCGCTCGGCTCGGACTTGCCGGCACCGCGCTCGCCGCCGAAATCGTCGAGACCTTTCGCTCCTGCTACGCGCCGATCGTTCCCACCCCTGGCGCGCGCGACACCGTTCGCCGGCTGGCGCGACGATACCGTCTCGGCATCATCTCAAACGATGAGGAGCGCTTCCAGCGAGGCAAGCTGCGGCATCTTGGTCTCGACTGCTTCATGGAGATCGTCATGTGCAGCGACCAAGCCGGCGCTCGGAAACCTGACCCGCGGATCTTTACCGCTGCGCTCGCTGCCGCTGACCTCTCTCCGCTCGAGGCGGTGTATGTCGGAGACCATCCTCTCCTCGATATCGCCGCTGCGCGGGGCGTGGGGCTCTGGACGGTCTGGTTCAACCCCCAGGGGGCGCCATTTCCCGACGACCTGCCGCCCCCGCACGCCGAGGTGCGGGCGCTGACCGACCTCCCCGCAGCGCTTGCTGCGCTCTCCGCAGAGAGCGAGGGAAGCGATGCGCCCGACGCCGAGGCGTGAAGCGAACGGCCGCCCGCGACAGTCAGGCCGGCGCGCCAGCAGCGAGCGCAGCCGACGGGGCGCACGCGCTCATTCTTCAGCTTCCTCGCGCTCGCGGCCGGCTCAAAACCGCTGCCACCCTCTCCCTTCGAGAAGGCCGCGCACATACGCTGCTTGACCGACGTGCTGAGTGCAGTCGTTGATCGTGCTGACGATGCGCACGCCGACCGTCGGCATGGGGTTCCACCGCGGCTCGTTCAGCACCCGGTCGAGCGCTTCATCGGTGCAGGATTCGAGATAGGCGCGAGTGCGTGCCCACACCGCCCGGTAGTAGGCGAGCAAAGTGTCGCCATCGACCGGGTTGAATGCAGCAACCTGTTCCGGCGTATCGCCGAACCCAAGGTCGCGCGGAGCGGGCG
Above is a genomic segment from Dehalococcoidia bacterium containing:
- a CDS encoding HAD family hydrolase, whose product is MSIRAIFFDLDDTLCDTVGSQPARARFALARLASADPRFDLDALVADAVAAMDGQHSRRGIDHVLARLGLAGTALAAEIVETFRSCYAPIVPTPGARDTVRRLARRYRLGIISNDEERFQRGKLRHLGLDCFMEIVMCSDQAGARKPDPRIFTAALAAADLSPLEAVYVGDHPLLDIAAARGVGLWTVWFNPQGAPFPDDLPPPHAEVRALTDLPAALAALSAESEGSDAPDAEA
- a CDS encoding DinB family protein, producing MRATDLAIDAFSRIEEDLTRIVAGLTVEQLRWQPRPDANPIGWLVWHLTRVQDAQISHLAGQEQAWIAEGWAERFGRPPAPRDLGFGDTPEQVAAFNPVDGDTLLAYYRAVWARTRAYLESCTDEALDRVLNEPRWNPMPTVGVRIVSTINDCTQHVGQAAYVRGLLEGRGWQRF
- a CDS encoding MFS transporter, with translation MVQQEAAVQRREQVGWYFYDWANSAFSTTVTTVFLGPYLTTVTRAAADSGGFVYPFGIPVFAGSFFAYLTSASVLLQVLVLPMLGAIADYSRRKKLMLGVFAYLGALATAGLYFVQGTNYLLGGALFLVANLAFGASIVFYNAFLPEIATPDERDRVSSQGWAFGYLGGGTLLALNLLLFSQASALGLSQGDAARISLGSAGIWWAIFSVIPLLALRQRQPIKHLPPGENPVSVGLKQLWQTASKLPRYPQTVVFLIGYLLYNDGIQTVIALSSQFGQEELGIPLSTLTTVILVLQFIAFFGAMGMGWIASRLGAKRTVMGSLVLWTFVVVYAYAVLRTTLEFWLMAVLIGLILGGSQALSRSMFSQMIPRGQEAEYYSIYEVSERGTSWIGPLLFGLTLQFTGSYRQAILSLIIFFVLGLLILSRVDVRRAAREAGNQPPAIA